One Pyrenophora tritici-repentis strain M4 chromosome 5, whole genome shotgun sequence DNA window includes the following coding sequences:
- a CDS encoding Major Facilitator Superfamily protein: MSSYCVESARTTPPQSSVDDEKDPSTHAKVENAGEVVTRTQQWRILSSTCLVAITVIGLNQTFGVFQAYYGRQKSVQEGVLAGDDFLNRPLISTVGSMSSGGLVAAFGIFYYPYLPVLGCHVRSLCAAATAFVTLGFFGASMSHNLASIIGCQGTLVGIGSGILIYVLGPILPEYFPQRGGLAQGVMYASAALGGMIWSFALTGLLETVGIRWTLGSVALVNMVILGIASVLALPPRRFKKRSTHIIGWKTIRDPLFLSLAIVNLTQPLVLTLPMGYGPIFAESLGVSISKASYLVAINSGVGVLVRPGTGWLADRFGYLNMLMIATAVYCLATFTLWLPAATVSNVGLYIGMCVFHGLVNGVFLILINTAQKTLFGAEMYYPKSGAMTSIRGVGLVISAPIAGALLPRKSASDLQGRDFTGLILYTGLMLIVSLLALGHVRWLDAKRNGWKLAR, translated from the exons ATGTCTTCCTACTGTGTCGAATCAGCAA GAACCACACCTCCCCAGTCCTCAGTAGACGACGAGAAGGACCCATCTACCCACGCAAAAGTCGAGAATGCTGGAGAGGTCGTGACACGAACTCAGCAGTGGAGAATCTTGTCTTCGACGTGCCTGGTGGCGATCACGGTAATAG GTCTCAACCAAACATTCGGCGTCTTCCAAGCATATTATGGGCGTCAAAAGTCTGTCCAGGAGGGCGTACTTGCCGGAGACGACTTCCTAAACCGCCCTTTGATCTCCACCGTCGGGTCCATGAGCAGTGGAGGACTCGTTGCCGCTTTTGGAATATTCTACTACCCCTATTTGCCTGTATTGGGATGTCATGTCAGGTCCCTATGTGCGGCCGCTACCGCCTTTGTCACGCTGGGCTTTTTCGGAGCATCAATGAGCCACAAT TTGGCCTCAATCATCGGGTGCCAGGGAACGTTGGTCGGTATTGGGTCTGGCATCCTTATTTACGTCCTCGGGCCCATTCTGCCAGAGTACTTTCCGCAACGAGGCGGCCTAGCTCAGGGTGTCATGTATGCAT CTGCCGCTCTGGGGGGCATGATATGGTCCTTCGCGTTGACAGGGCTACTCGAAACGGTCGGTATCCGCTGGACACTAGGAAGCGTCGCCTTGGTGAACATGGTCATCTTGGGTATTGCAAGTGTGCTCGCTCTCCCACCCCGACGCTTCAAAAAGCGCAGCACGCACATTATTGGTTGGAAGACGATTCGCGATCCACTTTTCCTCTCTCTCGCGATTGTGAACCTCACACAACCATTGGTCTTGACACTTCCCATGGGATATGGCCCTATTTTTGCAGAGTCCCTTGGAGTCAGCATCAGCAAGGCGTCATATCTGGTGGCTATCAACTCGGGAGTCGGAGTCCTAGTAAGACCAGGTACCGGCTGGCTGGCAGACAGGTTCGGGTATTTGAACATGCTTATGATTGCTACTGCCGTGTACTGTCTGGCGACTTTCACACTTTGGCTCCCGGCAGCCACGGTGAGCAACGTGGGACTCTACATTGGCATGTGTGTCTTCCACGGGTTGGTCAATGGCGTTTTCCTCATTCTCATCAACACGGCGCAGAAGACGCTGTTCGGTGCGGAGATGTATTATCCCAAGTCTGGCGCGATGACTAGTATACGTGGCGTTGGTCTGGTCATCAGCGCACCTATAGCCGGCGCGCTGTTGCCGAGAAAATCCGCCTCGGACCTACAGGGACGCGACTTTACGGGGCTGATACTCTACACGGGATTAATGCTAATAGTCTCGCTGCTGGCTTTGGGGCATGTTCGATGGCTAGATGCGAAAAGGAACGGATGGAAGTTGGCGCGCTAG